A single window of Gossypium hirsutum isolate 1008001.06 chromosome A10, Gossypium_hirsutum_v2.1, whole genome shotgun sequence DNA harbors:
- the LOC107924915 gene encoding nuclear transcription factor Y subunit A-7 translates to MTSSVHDLYDDNEIGEQQKHSEPHNQSSSPATGLSPSAITTPNIPYTTSQHAVAPATYPYPDPYYRSIFAPYDAQPYPLQPYGGQPMVHLQLMGIQQAGVPLPSGAVEEPVFVNAKQYHGILRRRQSRAKAESENKAIKSRKPYLHESRHLHALRRARGSGGRFLNSKKNESKQNDAASGDKSQSNINLNSNKSEVSSVEGTS, encoded by the exons ATGACTTCCTCTGTGCATGATCTTTATG ATGATAACGAAATTGGTGAACAGCAAAAACACTCAGAACCCCACAACCAGTCGTCATCTCCTGCAACAGGACTTTCTCCCTCTGCCATCACAACCCCAAATATCCCATACACGACATCTCAACATGCTGTG GCACCGGCTACTTACCCTTATCCGGATCCATATTATAGAAGCATATTTGCTCCATATGATGCTCAACCATATCCTCTGCAGCCCTATGGTGGTCAACCTATG GTCCATCTTCAGTTGATGGGTATTCAGCAAGCAGGAGTTCCTTTGCCATCAGGTGCAGTTGAGGAGCCTGTGTTTGTTAATGCAAAACAATATCATGGCATCTTGCGACGTCGACAATCTCGTGCAAAAGCCGAATCAGAGAATAAAGCTATCAAGTCTCGGAAA CCATACTTGCATGAATCCCGTCATTTGCATGCATTGAGACGAGCAAGAGGATCTGGGGGTCGATTTCTCAATTCAAAGAAAAACGAAAGCAAACAGAACGATGCAGCATCAGGTGATAAATCACAGTCCAATATCAATCTGAACTCCAATAAAAGCGAGGTGTCTTCCGTGGAGGGCACATCTTGA